The DNA window GGACGATCCCCGTTCCGGGGGCCACCATCGGGTATCGGCTGGACTGCATGCTCCCGGATCCGGGAGAATAAAGAGGGCAAGGCGAAGCACATGGCAGATCAGGCGATTGCCGGTAACGATAGTGCGGCGACGGTCGTCACCAAAGGTGACGGAACCGACGCCGGCGTCCGTCGGCGCGATTTCATCAATATCGCGGCGATTTCGGCGGCGGGTGTCGGCGGAGTGGCCGTGATCGTGCCGCTGGTGAGCCAGATGTCGGCGTCGAAGGACGTGCTGGCCGAAAGCAGCACCGAGGTCGATGTGTCGGCGCTCGAGGAAGGCCAGGCGATCAAGGCGGTTTTCCGCAAGCAGCCGCTGTTCGTGCGCAAGCTGACGCCGCAGGAGATCGCGCAAGCCAACGGTGTTTCCCTGTCGGCCCTGCGTGATCCCGAAACGCTGGCCGAGCGGACGCTCGAAGGCCACACCAACATGCTCGTTACCATGGGCGTCTGCACCCATCTGGGCTGCGTTCCTCTGGGCGCGGGCGAAGGCGAGAACCGCGGCGAATATGGCGGCTATTTCTGCCCCTGCCACGGCTCGCACTACGACACTGCCGGCCGCATCCGCAAAGGTCCGGCGCCTACCAATCTGGTCGTTCCGGAATACACGTTCCCGTCCGACACCCTGATCCGCATCGGCTGAGGTAGATACGATGAGCTTTCCCTGGGCCAAGCACTACGAGCCGACCAACG is part of the Alteriqipengyuania halimionae genome and encodes:
- the petA gene encoding ubiquinol-cytochrome c reductase iron-sulfur subunit, coding for MADQAIAGNDSAATVVTKGDGTDAGVRRRDFINIAAISAAGVGGVAVIVPLVSQMSASKDVLAESSTEVDVSALEEGQAIKAVFRKQPLFVRKLTPQEIAQANGVSLSALRDPETLAERTLEGHTNMLVTMGVCTHLGCVPLGAGEGENRGEYGGYFCPCHGSHYDTAGRIRKGPAPTNLVVPEYTFPSDTLIRIG